The Nitrospira sp. genome has a segment encoding these proteins:
- a CDS encoding M48 family metallopeptidase: protein MSFQPNALCFGDEFPATGMPCLVHVEGHGLTMTFLSDRDAGERRSESVPFAELTVSAGGLDHDQLVATWRGPTGQRTLYLKNPDVIRVFRQAAPDHLTIPLEQAAEQVRQVRQRRRIMWTIVGGALLASVLGLWFGSDLLVELAVDRIPIEWERKLGESAYHDFLARQEVMKEGPVVAAVTEMTHRLTDQIPENPYRFEITVVKSDVVNAFALPGGYIVVFTGLMKKAESPEEVAGVLAHELNHVLQRHGLERIVKQLGFVAVVSIVLGNQHGLSGVMKQLGVELMTLKFGRAQETEADLTGLQLLYRAKIDPSGMITFFQRLAEKDEARVEWLSTHPMSAARAERLRTELASLPRREAVPFSFEWKTVREK from the coding sequence ATGTCCTTCCAGCCCAACGCGCTCTGTTTTGGTGATGAATTCCCTGCCACTGGTATGCCCTGTCTTGTCCATGTCGAAGGACATGGCCTCACGATGACTTTTCTCTCGGATCGTGATGCAGGCGAGCGCCGTTCGGAATCCGTGCCATTTGCAGAACTGACCGTTTCAGCAGGTGGATTGGATCATGACCAGCTCGTCGCGACATGGAGGGGGCCGACAGGACAGCGGACGCTGTATCTCAAAAACCCCGACGTGATTCGTGTCTTCCGGCAAGCGGCGCCTGATCACTTGACGATACCGCTTGAACAAGCGGCGGAACAGGTTCGTCAGGTGCGGCAACGGCGCCGGATCATGTGGACTATCGTTGGAGGGGCGCTCCTGGCCTCGGTGCTGGGACTTTGGTTTGGGAGCGACCTGCTGGTAGAACTTGCCGTCGATCGAATCCCGATCGAGTGGGAGCGGAAGCTGGGCGAGTCTGCCTATCATGACTTTCTTGCTCGTCAAGAGGTTATGAAAGAAGGCCCCGTCGTGGCCGCTGTCACCGAGATGACCCATCGTCTGACCGACCAGATTCCGGAGAACCCTTACCGATTCGAGATCACCGTCGTGAAGAGCGACGTGGTGAATGCCTTTGCCCTCCCCGGTGGGTATATCGTCGTGTTCACAGGATTGATGAAAAAAGCGGAAAGCCCGGAAGAAGTGGCGGGCGTATTAGCCCATGAGCTGAACCATGTGCTGCAGCGGCACGGACTCGAACGTATCGTCAAGCAGTTGGGCTTTGTGGCCGTCGTGTCGATCGTGCTGGGAAACCAGCACGGGCTAAGTGGAGTCATGAAGCAGCTCGGTGTTGAATTGATGACGTTGAAGTTCGGCCGGGCCCAGGAAACGGAGGCGGACCTGACCGGCCTTCAGCTCCTTTACCGGGCTAAAATCGATCCGTCCGGCATGATCACCTTCTTCCAACGGTTGGCGGAGAAAGATGAGGCACGGGTCGAGTGGCTTTCCACCCATCCGATGAGCGCAGCACGCGCCGAGCGGTTGAGGACAGAACTGGCCTCACTGCCTCGGAGAGAGGCGGTACCGTTCTCGTTTGAATGGAAGACCGTACGCGAGAAATGA
- a CDS encoding metallophosphoesterase family protein, whose protein sequence is MAPTARRKDEKHIGVIADTHGLFDPAIVRHFNGVDHILHAGDIGKQSVIEQLEAIAPVTAVSGNVDEYEESGFPPEIMIELAGFRIAIRHILYEGGKLTKEGRAFMDRTRPDICIFGHTHQPKNEWLGDMLLFNPGSAGPKRFKLPRRVGLLTISQDQVSGYHVTLADRAVKFHSMGRHPESPPNSG, encoded by the coding sequence TTGGCACCCACTGCTAGACGAAAAGATGAAAAGCACATCGGCGTCATCGCCGATACCCACGGCCTGTTCGATCCGGCGATCGTGAGACATTTCAACGGCGTTGATCACATCCTCCATGCCGGCGACATCGGCAAGCAATCCGTCATCGAACAGCTTGAGGCTATTGCTCCTGTGACGGCGGTTTCAGGCAATGTCGATGAATACGAAGAGAGCGGCTTCCCACCAGAAATAATGATTGAGTTGGCTGGTTTTAGAATTGCCATTCGCCATATTCTGTATGAAGGGGGAAAATTAACGAAGGAAGGACGGGCTTTTATGGATCGTACTCGACCGGACATCTGCATCTTCGGCCACACCCATCAGCCGAAGAATGAATGGCTCGGGGACATGCTGTTGTTCAATCCAGGCTCAGCGGGCCCGAAACGGTTCAAGCTGCCACGAAGGGTTGGACTCCTCACGATCAGCCAAGACCAGGTCAGCGGCTACCATGTCACACTGGCCGACCGTGCTGTGAAGTTTCATTCCATGGGCCGACATCCCGAGTCTCCGCCAAATAGTGGGTGA
- a CDS encoding TIGR00266 family protein: MKSEILYPGAFPMVRVELAEGEHIKAESGAMVACSPTIDIESKMEGGFLGALSRKFLTGEKFFFQTLRASRGAGEVLLAPTVPGEIVVLELDGVSEYMVQKDGFLAGADGVMIDSQMQSMSRGLLGGEGFFILKMSGKGMLLLNSFGAVHKIELKPGQEYIVDNSHLVAWSTTTSYNIEKATSGWVASFTSGEGFVCRFRGPGLVFIQSRNPGGFGAWVRQFIPVTE; the protein is encoded by the coding sequence ATGAAAAGCGAGATCTTGTATCCCGGTGCGTTTCCGATGGTGCGTGTTGAGTTAGCAGAGGGAGAGCATATCAAGGCTGAGTCAGGTGCGATGGTCGCCTGCTCACCGACCATCGACATTGAAAGCAAAATGGAGGGAGGGTTTCTCGGAGCGCTCTCACGAAAGTTTCTGACAGGAGAGAAGTTTTTCTTCCAGACGTTGCGTGCCAGTCGGGGTGCCGGGGAGGTGTTGCTTGCGCCGACAGTGCCGGGCGAAATCGTCGTTCTCGAGCTCGATGGTGTCAGCGAGTATATGGTGCAGAAGGATGGATTTCTGGCGGGTGCCGATGGGGTTATGATCGATAGTCAGATGCAGAGTATGAGCCGCGGACTGTTGGGCGGAGAGGGATTCTTCATCCTCAAAATGAGCGGGAAGGGAATGCTCCTCCTGAACAGCTTCGGCGCCGTTCACAAGATCGAGTTGAAACCGGGGCAGGAATATATCGTGGACAATAGCCATCTAGTGGCTTGGTCCACCACTACCTCGTACAACATCGAAAAGGCCACTTCGGGATGGGTCGCCAGCTTCACGTCGGGCGAGGGTTTTGTCTGCCGGTTCCGTGGACCGGGTCTTGTGTTCATTCAGAGCCGCAATCCGGGCGGCTTCGGCGCGTGGGTACGGCAGTTCATTCCTGTCACCGAGTGA